The sequence AAACGATTTTGCAAGCAGTCCCGTGGCGACGCCGCCGAGCGACATTGCGGTCGCAAAGAAGTTGGGCACGCCCGGCAGCATGCCATCGGGCGACTGGACATAGGGAACGATCTTCTCAGCCGGCTGGATGACGCAGCCCGTAAGCCCCGCAAAGGCCAGCGACGCGCCCATCACCTTTACAAAATTGCGGCGGCTTAGCGAGTTGTCCCATTCCTCGATCTCGTGGGGATACTCGCGTGCGACGAATTCCTCAAACTCCGGCGCGTCAACAAATTCCTCGACACTGCGCCAGTATTCCTTGCCGTTCTGTGACAATATCTTGTCACGAAGCAAGGCAAAATTCTGTTTGCTCTCAGGGCTGGGCATAAAAGTCAATTCAAAACAAAAATTCAAAATTCAAAACAAAATACACTACGCACTCAGCATTGCCGCCACGTTCTGCATTTTGAATTTTGCATTCCGAATTTTGCATTCTTGTCCTTACCTGTGGCAGGTCGAGCAGCTTGTCATCATCTCTCTGCTCCTTATCTTATAGTCTGCCTTTAGCTGTTTTCGTTCGGTTTCGTCCGCATCGCCATCCTGCCATTGCATGTTATAGATCTCGCTCTTCGGCCGAATGAACTTTTCAGGCTCGCGATGACAGGCCAGGCACCATTCCATCAGCAGTGTATTCTCCTGAAATACCGCCGGCATATTGTCGATCTGGCCGTGACACGTCGAGCAGCCGACACCCTTCGCTACGTGGATGCTGTGATTGAAATAGGTATATTCCGGAAGGTCGTGGACGCGTTCCCATTCGATGGGTTTATTGTCGCGGAAACTGGCCTTCACGGGTTCCAGATACGGACTGTCCGCCCACAACTGGCTGTGGCAATTCATGCAGGTCTGCGTCGAAGGCATTCCCGCCGACGCGGTCGTCTCTACTGTCTGGTGGCAATAGCGGCAATCGATACCGTCGTCTCCGACGTGATGCTTATGACTGAACTGGACCGGCTGCTGCTTCTCGACATAGCGGCCGGTTAGGTACGACGAGCGGGCGATCTGCGTATAGGCAAAAAAGGCCGTGCCGGCCGCCACGACCGCGGCAACGATGCTGATCCGGGCAATGTTATTCGCGCTCTTTCTGAAAAACTGTGCCATACCGGTTCAAGATGCGCACGGACAAACTCTTACAACCGGGCTCCTCCGCATCCCGCGTTATCAGGACCTTGGCTGACGGCCCACACCAATTGTTAAGAATTCGTAACCGTAAAACAGTATGATTCTACTAAAAGTCCTAAGATCCGCAAATCGCTCAAATCCTAAAATAAGAAACCGTCCTCAACGATGCAAGGCCCCACAGATTAGCCAAAGTTATAAGCCGGATTAATCCTGCTAAAATTACGTCGACTGCCGGCTCAGGTAGGCGGCACCAATTGCCGCGGCCGATGGACCGAGTTCGCCCTCGACGATACTTGTCGAGTCGAATGCAGGAGCAAACGAGAATTCCTTTGCCCGTTCGATGATCGCATCCAGCACTATATGCTTGGCCTCCATTATGGCGCCGCCGATGACGATCTTCTCGATATTGAGCAGATTGATAACGCTCGCTATCGCCGAACCGACATATACTCCGGTCCGGCCCAACATCATCTGTGCAAAATCGTCTTCCTTCGCAGCCGCAGCGATGATGTCACCCAGCCTGATGCCCTCTTCACCGAGCTTATTGAGCGATGACGTGCTGTCCTGGTGAAAGCGGCTTCGCGTCCGCCTCAGGATGCTCGCGGCCGATGCGACCTCCTCGAGGCGCATCCCCTCGGAATTGATCGTCACATACCCAAACTCACCGGCGTAGCCTGAGGCCCCTCGCCAGATCTCACCATTGAAAATGAACGCGCCGCCCACGCCCTCGCCGAGCGTCGCATAGAAAAGGTTGCGACTTCCGCGCCCTGCGCCGGAGCGATATTCGCCATACGCGGCGGCGTTGGCGTCGTTCTCAACAAAGACATCGACACCGATCGCTGAACTCACCTCACGGCCAAGATCGATATTCGAGTGCTCCGGAATATTTGCCGAATACGCAACGCGGCCGCTCGCTCGATCAACGAGGCCTGGCACGGCGATACCCACGCCGGCAAATGCTCCGTGCCGCGTCGTCATTCCCGTGGCGAGGTCCACGACCTGCGAAACGACATTGGCCGCGTCCGTGATCGCAGTCGAATGCGTCTCGATCACCGATTCGCTTTTACCTACTACCGCCGCGTTTAGCGTCGTTGACGTTATCTCGATGCCCAATCGGCCATTAGCGGCACCTGAAGGCTCAGACATAGTTCTCTGGTATTCCTGCCCGAAACTTACCGCGATTTTAGTCAGTGGCAACGACACTGTCAAACACGCCATCCGACCTCTGAAGCCGTGAAAGTGCTTTGACGCGACGCGTGCTTAAGGGCTAATCTCATTATGCACTGATCGCGAAAGGCTGTCCGGCACACGAATAGGCCGAGCGTTATGGAACAACAGTTTTACGAACTCGTTGCCGAATGGGGCCTCTTCGCCGTCTTTGCCTTGTGTACGGTCGAGGGCGACATGACGCTCCTGCTTTCGGGGATTCTCGCTCACAGCGGTTTCTTTGGGCCTTACAGTTATTTTAAGGTGATTTTTTTCGGAACGCTTGGCGGCATCGTTGGCGACTGCATCGGCTACGGGGTCGGCCGCATCTTTCACGAACAGGCAAAGGACTATCGCTTCTACCAGGTCGCCCAGCCGCGTATCGAGAAGCTGATCGAGAAGTTTGGCAGCTCGGCCATCATCATCTCGAAATACATCTACGGCATCCGCGTCGCAATGTGCGTTTTTTACGGCGTCGGCCGGATGACCTTCGGACGGTTTCTCGGCTTGAGTGCCCTGAGCTGTTTCCTGTGGGTCCTGCTGCTCTCAAGCGTCGGATACTTCTTCAGCGGAGCCATCACGTCTCTGATCGGTGATTACCAGCGTATCGGGATCGCTCTGTTCATCATCGTGATGATCGGGATAATCGTCTTCTATGTGCTCGAACGCTACTGGCTCAGCGAACGCGTCGAGGCCGCGATGCCTGAGACGATCCAGAAGATCGAAGAAAAACTGCTCGCCGTGGAAGAGGTCGCGCAGGAGAAACTTCACGACCTGGGCGAACGTCTCCACCTCACCCGCGAGCCGAGCCGCGACGGGGTGGAAACAAAGACCGCCGTCGAAACACACGAAAACAAATCCTGACTCTTTACTTGTCGCCGTTTACTGTTTACTGTTCACTGATAAATGATCATTGAGACCTCTGCCCCAACCCGTGTTGACCTCGCCGGCGGCACGATCGATATTCCGCCGCTTTTCTTGTTTCACGAGGGTGCGGCGACGGTAAATTTCGCGCTCTCGATCCGTGCTCACTGCCGTATCGAAACCCGCGACGATCGATCCATCATCCTCGAATCGATCGACCAGAATGCTACGGTCGAGACGACGCTCGACGACATCGCATCGCTCAAGGACGAGCCGCAGCTCGAATTGCTCTCAAAGCTTGTCTATTTCTTCCGCCCCGAAACCGGTTTTCACATGACAACCCGCTCCGAAGCTCCCGCCGGCGCGGGCCTTGCGGGGTCCTCGACACTCAACATCGCCTGCATCGCGGCCCTCAATAAGCTCGTCGGCGACCGCTACGCGTCCGAGCGATTCATTCCCATCGCCGCGGCCGTCGAGTGTCAGGTCATACGCGTGCCCACGGGCTATCAGGATTACTACTCGGCCCAATACGGCGGCACGGCATGCATCCATTTCGGCCCGGCGGGCATGGACCGCGAACCGCTCGACATCGATACCAAGACACTCGAATCGCGCATAGTCGTGTGCTACACGGGCGAGCCACGCAACTCGGGCATCAACAACTGGGACGTCACCAAACGCCACATAGACGGCGACCGCGAGATATTCGAGATATTCGACGGCATTCGCGATTCCGCCGTCGCGATGCGAATCGCGCTCCTCAACAGCGATTGGGACGCCGTCGGCGAGATACTTGCAGCAGGCCATCCGGCACGCCGACGCCTGTCGCCAAACATCACGACGCCCCAAATGGACCACCTGATCGACACTGCGCTCGCGAACGGCGCCATCGCACCCAAAGTCTTGGGCGCCGGCGGCGGCGGGTGCATCGCCTTCTACTGCCACGAAGGCCGACGCCCCGACGTCGAAAACGCTCTCTCGGCTCAGCCGGGAGCGCGTGTCCTTGCCTGGCATCTCGACCCAAACGGCCTAACGCTCAAGATCTCGTAGCCGCCCATTTGTCTCTGTGTCAAGCACCCTGCCATGCCCAATAGTAATACATTTGCCTATCGACTTACTTTTTGACGGTGTGATACTCTTTGTCTATGGCATTACCAATGGAGACAACAGCTACAACTAAAGGCCAAGTCGTCATTCCGTCCGCCGTCCGTAAAAAGCTTGGCATCACCGCGGGCACGCGTATCCAGGTCGAGCTCGACGAAGCAAACGCGCAGATCATTCTCACGCCCGTCACGCGAGATTACATCGAACGGATGGCCGGGATGTTTCGCGGCACCCCCCTCCTGCAAGATCTGATGCGTGAGCGAAAGCTCGACAGGGAACGCGAAGAGCGCAAGATCAAACGAACCGGGCGTAAATGACAATGCAGCCCAGGATAGTTTTCGATTCGTGGCCGCTGATCGCTTACCTGCAAGGCGAAGCGGCAACTCAACGTGTCATCGACATACTGAGTGCGGCCCACGCTCAGGGCTCGTCACTCGCCATCTCTACCGTGAATGCCGGAGAAGTCTGGTACATCATTGCCCTGCGTAATGGCGCCGAGAATGCCGACCGCGCGATCGCCGTCATTCGCAACCTGGGGATCGATATCTTTGATGCCGATTGGGCCATGGCAAAGATCGCCGCCCGCTACAAGACCGGCGGCGGCATCTCCTACGCCGACTGCTTCGCCGCCGCCCTCGCCAAACAAACCGACGCCACCCTCATCACCGGTGATCGCGAGTTTAAAAAAGTCGAATCCGAGATCGATATCGAATGGCTCTGATCTCGCACATTCTTGTTGACAAGTCATTCGTTGACTCCGATAATATTACAAGCCAGTAATATTCACATGACCGGCCAACAACTACATCAACACCGCAAACGCTCCGGCCTCACCCAAAAACAGGCCGCCCGCTATCTCCGCGTCTCGCAGCCCTACCTTTCCCTGCTCGAAAACGGCGACCGACCGCTCACACCCGTGCTCAAACGACGCGCCGTAAAAACTTTCAACCTCTCCGTCACCGAACTCCCGTCCCTCGCCGCCCAATACAA is a genomic window of Chloracidobacterium sp. containing:
- a CDS encoding AbrB/MazE/SpoVT family DNA-binding domain-containing protein, whose amino-acid sequence is METTATTKGQVVIPSAVRKKLGITAGTRIQVELDEANAQIILTPVTRDYIERMAGMFRGTPLLQDLMRERKLDREREERKIKRTGRK
- a CDS encoding cytochrome c3 family protein, with amino-acid sequence MAQFFRKSANNIARISIVAAVVAAGTAFFAYTQIARSSYLTGRYVEKQQPVQFSHKHHVGDDGIDCRYCHQTVETTASAGMPSTQTCMNCHSQLWADSPYLEPVKASFRDNKPIEWERVHDLPEYTYFNHSIHVAKGVGCSTCHGQIDNMPAVFQENTLLMEWCLACHREPEKFIRPKSEIYNMQWQDGDADETERKQLKADYKIRSREMMTSCSTCHR
- a CDS encoding ROK family protein: MSEPSGAANGRLGIEITSTTLNAAVVGKSESVIETHSTAITDAANVVSQVVDLATGMTTRHGAFAGVGIAVPGLVDRASGRVAYSANIPEHSNIDLGREVSSAIGVDVFVENDANAAAYGEYRSGAGRGSRNLFYATLGEGVGGAFIFNGEIWRGASGYAGEFGYVTINSEGMRLEEVASAASILRRTRSRFHQDSTSSLNKLGEEGIRLGDIIAAAAKEDDFAQMMLGRTGVYVGSAIASVINLLNIEKIVIGGAIMEAKHIVLDAIIERAKEFSFAPAFDSTSIVEGELGPSAAAIGAAYLSRQST
- a CDS encoding type II toxin-antitoxin system VapC family toxin, translating into MQPRIVFDSWPLIAYLQGEAATQRVIDILSAAHAQGSSLAISTVNAGEVWYIIALRNGAENADRAIAVIRNLGIDIFDADWAMAKIAARYKTGGGISYADCFAAALAKQTDATLITGDREFKKVESEIDIEWL
- a CDS encoding DedA family protein, translating into MEQQFYELVAEWGLFAVFALCTVEGDMTLLLSGILAHSGFFGPYSYFKVIFFGTLGGIVGDCIGYGVGRIFHEQAKDYRFYQVAQPRIEKLIEKFGSSAIIISKYIYGIRVAMCVFYGVGRMTFGRFLGLSALSCFLWVLLLSSVGYFFSGAITSLIGDYQRIGIALFIIVMIGIIVFYVLERYWLSERVEAAMPETIQKIEEKLLAVEEVAQEKLHDLGERLHLTREPSRDGVETKTAVETHENKS
- a CDS encoding GHMP kinase; amino-acid sequence: MIIETSAPTRVDLAGGTIDIPPLFLFHEGAATVNFALSIRAHCRIETRDDRSIILESIDQNATVETTLDDIASLKDEPQLELLSKLVYFFRPETGFHMTTRSEAPAGAGLAGSSTLNIACIAALNKLVGDRYASERFIPIAAAVECQVIRVPTGYQDYYSAQYGGTACIHFGPAGMDREPLDIDTKTLESRIVVCYTGEPRNSGINNWDVTKRHIDGDREIFEIFDGIRDSAVAMRIALLNSDWDAVGEILAAGHPARRRLSPNITTPQMDHLIDTALANGAIAPKVLGAGGGGCIAFYCHEGRRPDVENALSAQPGARVLAWHLDPNGLTLKIS